Proteins encoded within one genomic window of Bemisia tabaci chromosome 2, PGI_BMITA_v3:
- the LOC109039705 gene encoding DDB1- and CUL4-associated factor 11 isoform X2, which yields MGILSTRMDPEPSRRVLRSSSNRNSEANNRERSVDLVAIEDYDDRRNADSVYFLRWFYNPDDDDYDELDDTEDDYDDTEGDDDDSYDDMVNIHFDGIPMRRSIPHPRTDLKPNTTKLKNSDFYLLMQQNAGLRHNKAKERPNSVLQMIQARQTGMFGADRFTAGDQAKISSSYFPTQLNHIIKHNQKLFCGVYSNDGSRFISACQDCNITLYNSERDEFKPISTITGRDVSWSILDAVFSPDNNFIAYSSWCDSVHLVPLNKDPEDQISLSSCSGERRFCIFSLAYAADGQNIIGGANDGNIYICHLERDKHTRIKAHSRDVNAVSYADDSSHILYSAGDDGLCKVWDTRTLNENSPKPVGILAGHLDGITYIDSRQDRRHLITNSKDQSIKLWDIRIFSSADALNKTEKAISSHAWDYRFQKAPKKFCKNVKSLEGDSSVMTYRGHSVLQTLIRCRFSPAFSTGQRYIYTGCASGQTVIYDALTGEIAAALTGHSACVRDVSWHPYRNELCSTAWDNIIMNWDSVSKMSTSPSRMQDLDY from the exons ATGGGTATATTATCAACTAGGATGGATCCAGAGCCGTCAAGAAGAGTTTTGAGGAGCAGCTCCAATCGAAACTCCGAAGCTAACAATAGGGAACGCTCAGTGGATCTGGTAGCCATCGAGGACTATGATGATAGAAG GAATGCGGACTCAGTGTATTTCTTACGATGGTTTTACAATCCTGATGATGATGACTATGATGAATTAGATGATACTGAAGATGACTATGATGATACAGAAGGAGACGATGATGACAGTTATGATGACATGGTCAATATCCATTTTGATGGGATCCCAATGCGTAGATCCATTCCTCATCCTCGTACCGATTTGAAACCGAATACCACCAAATTGAAG aatAGTGACTTCTATTTGTTGATGCAACAAAATGCCGGACTCCGGCACAACAAAGCCAAAGAGAGGCCTAACAGTGTTCTACAGATGATCCAAGCCAGACAG ACTGGAATGTTTGGAGCGGACCGTTTTACAGCTGGTGATCAGGCTAAAATATCATCATCATACTTCCCAACCCAGTTGAACCACATCATCAAACATAATCAGAAACTTTTTTGTGGCGTCTACTCCAACGATGGCTCAAGATTCATCTCTGCTTGTCAAG ATTGCAACATTACACTGTATAATTCGGAAAGAGACGAGTTCAAACCAATAAGTACCATCACTGGTCGGGACGTAAGCTGGAGCATTCTCGATGCAGTATTCAGTCCAGataataattttattgcttACTCGAGTTGGTGTGATAGTG TGCATCTAGTTCCTTTAAATAAAGATCCAGAAGACCAAATCTCCCTATCAAGTTGCTCTGGAGAAAGgcgattttgtattttttccttggCTTACGCTGCAGATGGCCAGAACATAATTGGTGGTGCAAATGATGGCAACATTTACATTTGCCATTTGGAGCGAGACAAACATACTAGA ATCAAAGCTCACAGTCGGGATGTCAATGCAGTAAGCTATGCAGATGATAGTTCTCACATATTATATAGTGCTGGCGATGATGGTCTCTGCAAG GTTTGGGACACCCGCACTTTAAATGAAAACTCACCAAAACCTGTCGGAATCCTTGCTGGCCATCTGGATGGAATCACTTACATTGATTCTAGACAAGACAGGAGACATCTCATCACCAATAGCAAAGATCAGTCCATCAAATTATGGGATATTCGTATTTTTTCCTCTGCAGATGCTCTCAACAAAACTGAAAAAGCCATTTCATCCCATGCATGGGATTATCGGTTCCAGAAAGCCCCCAAAAAGT tctgtaaaaatgtcaaaagtCTAGAAGGAGACTCATCTGTGATGACTTATCGCGGACATTCTGTCCTTCAAACTCTGATAAGGTGTAGGTTCTCTCCAGCCTTCTCAACTGGGCAGCGCTATATTTATACTGGTTGTGCTTCTGGGCAAACTGTCA TTTATGATGCACTGACTGGAGAGATCGCAGCGGCTCTGACTGGCCATTCTGCCTGTGTGAGGGATGTTTCTTGGCACCCATATCGAAATGAACTCTGCTCCACAGCC tGGGACAACATTATCATGAACTGGGACTCAGTATCCAAGATGTCAACATCACCGTCACGCATG CAGGATTTGGATTATTGA
- the LOC109039705 gene encoding DDB1- and CUL4-associated factor 11 isoform X3, with amino-acid sequence MGILSTRMDPEPSRRVLRSSSNRNSEANNRERSVDLVAIEDYDDRRNADSVYFLRWFYNPDDDDYDELDDTEDDYDDTEGDDDDSYDDMVNIHFDGIPMRRSIPHPRTDLKPNTTKLKNSDFYLLMQQNAGLRHNKAKERPNSVLQMIQARQTGMFGADRFTAGDQAKISSSYFPTQLNHIIKHNQKLFCGVYSNDGSRFISACQDCNITLYNSERDEFKPISTITGRDVSWSILDAVFSPDNNFIAYSSWCDSVHLVPLNKDPEDQISLSSCSGERRFCIFSLAYAADGQNIIGGANDGNIYICHLERDKHTRIKAHSRDVNAVSYADDSSHILYSAGDDGLCKVWDTRTLNENSPKPVGILAGHLDGITYIDSRQDRRHLITNSKDQSIKLWDIRIFSSADALNKTEKAISSHAWDYRFQKAPKKFCKNVKSLEGDSSVMTYRGHSVLQTLIRCRFSPAFSTGQRYIYTGCASGQTVIYDALTGEIAAALTGHSACVRDVSWHPYRNELCSTAWDNIIMNWDSVSKMSTSPSRMDLDY; translated from the exons ATGGGTATATTATCAACTAGGATGGATCCAGAGCCGTCAAGAAGAGTTTTGAGGAGCAGCTCCAATCGAAACTCCGAAGCTAACAATAGGGAACGCTCAGTGGATCTGGTAGCCATCGAGGACTATGATGATAGAAG GAATGCGGACTCAGTGTATTTCTTACGATGGTTTTACAATCCTGATGATGATGACTATGATGAATTAGATGATACTGAAGATGACTATGATGATACAGAAGGAGACGATGATGACAGTTATGATGACATGGTCAATATCCATTTTGATGGGATCCCAATGCGTAGATCCATTCCTCATCCTCGTACCGATTTGAAACCGAATACCACCAAATTGAAG aatAGTGACTTCTATTTGTTGATGCAACAAAATGCCGGACTCCGGCACAACAAAGCCAAAGAGAGGCCTAACAGTGTTCTACAGATGATCCAAGCCAGACAG ACTGGAATGTTTGGAGCGGACCGTTTTACAGCTGGTGATCAGGCTAAAATATCATCATCATACTTCCCAACCCAGTTGAACCACATCATCAAACATAATCAGAAACTTTTTTGTGGCGTCTACTCCAACGATGGCTCAAGATTCATCTCTGCTTGTCAAG ATTGCAACATTACACTGTATAATTCGGAAAGAGACGAGTTCAAACCAATAAGTACCATCACTGGTCGGGACGTAAGCTGGAGCATTCTCGATGCAGTATTCAGTCCAGataataattttattgcttACTCGAGTTGGTGTGATAGTG TGCATCTAGTTCCTTTAAATAAAGATCCAGAAGACCAAATCTCCCTATCAAGTTGCTCTGGAGAAAGgcgattttgtattttttccttggCTTACGCTGCAGATGGCCAGAACATAATTGGTGGTGCAAATGATGGCAACATTTACATTTGCCATTTGGAGCGAGACAAACATACTAGA ATCAAAGCTCACAGTCGGGATGTCAATGCAGTAAGCTATGCAGATGATAGTTCTCACATATTATATAGTGCTGGCGATGATGGTCTCTGCAAG GTTTGGGACACCCGCACTTTAAATGAAAACTCACCAAAACCTGTCGGAATCCTTGCTGGCCATCTGGATGGAATCACTTACATTGATTCTAGACAAGACAGGAGACATCTCATCACCAATAGCAAAGATCAGTCCATCAAATTATGGGATATTCGTATTTTTTCCTCTGCAGATGCTCTCAACAAAACTGAAAAAGCCATTTCATCCCATGCATGGGATTATCGGTTCCAGAAAGCCCCCAAAAAGT tctgtaaaaatgtcaaaagtCTAGAAGGAGACTCATCTGTGATGACTTATCGCGGACATTCTGTCCTTCAAACTCTGATAAGGTGTAGGTTCTCTCCAGCCTTCTCAACTGGGCAGCGCTATATTTATACTGGTTGTGCTTCTGGGCAAACTGTCA TTTATGATGCACTGACTGGAGAGATCGCAGCGGCTCTGACTGGCCATTCTGCCTGTGTGAGGGATGTTTCTTGGCACCCATATCGAAATGAACTCTGCTCCACAGCC tGGGACAACATTATCATGAACTGGGACTCAGTATCCAAGATGTCAACATCACCGTCACGCATG GATTTGGATTATTGA
- the LOC109039705 gene encoding DDB1- and CUL4-associated factor 11 isoform X1, whose translation MGILSTRMDPEPSRRVLRSSSNRNSEANNRERSVDLVAIEDYDDRRNADSVYFLRWFYNPDDDDYDELDDTEDDYDDTEGDDDDSYDDMVNIHFDGIPMRRSIPHPRTDLKPNTTKLKNSDFYLLMQQNAGLRHNKAKERPNSVLQMIQARQTGMFGADRFTAGDQAKISSSYFPTQLNHIIKHNQKLFCGVYSNDGSRFISACQDCNITLYNSERDEFKPISTITGRDVSWSILDAVFSPDNNFIAYSSWCDSVHLVPLNKDPEDQISLSSCSGERRFCIFSLAYAADGQNIIGGANDGNIYICHLERDKHTRIKAHSRDVNAVSYADDSSHILYSAGDDGLCKVWDTRTLNENSPKPVGILAGHLDGITYIDSRQDRRHLITNSKDQSIKLWDIRIFSSADALNKTEKAISSHAWDYRFQKAPKKFCKNVKSLEGDSSVMTYRGHSVLQTLIRCRFSPAFSTGQRYIYTGCASGQTVIYDALTGEIAAALTGHSACVRDVSWHPYRNELCSTAWDNIIMNWDSVSKMSTSPSRMVGTRLRRSMRLAQQKKNKEQMRKE comes from the exons ATGGGTATATTATCAACTAGGATGGATCCAGAGCCGTCAAGAAGAGTTTTGAGGAGCAGCTCCAATCGAAACTCCGAAGCTAACAATAGGGAACGCTCAGTGGATCTGGTAGCCATCGAGGACTATGATGATAGAAG GAATGCGGACTCAGTGTATTTCTTACGATGGTTTTACAATCCTGATGATGATGACTATGATGAATTAGATGATACTGAAGATGACTATGATGATACAGAAGGAGACGATGATGACAGTTATGATGACATGGTCAATATCCATTTTGATGGGATCCCAATGCGTAGATCCATTCCTCATCCTCGTACCGATTTGAAACCGAATACCACCAAATTGAAG aatAGTGACTTCTATTTGTTGATGCAACAAAATGCCGGACTCCGGCACAACAAAGCCAAAGAGAGGCCTAACAGTGTTCTACAGATGATCCAAGCCAGACAG ACTGGAATGTTTGGAGCGGACCGTTTTACAGCTGGTGATCAGGCTAAAATATCATCATCATACTTCCCAACCCAGTTGAACCACATCATCAAACATAATCAGAAACTTTTTTGTGGCGTCTACTCCAACGATGGCTCAAGATTCATCTCTGCTTGTCAAG ATTGCAACATTACACTGTATAATTCGGAAAGAGACGAGTTCAAACCAATAAGTACCATCACTGGTCGGGACGTAAGCTGGAGCATTCTCGATGCAGTATTCAGTCCAGataataattttattgcttACTCGAGTTGGTGTGATAGTG TGCATCTAGTTCCTTTAAATAAAGATCCAGAAGACCAAATCTCCCTATCAAGTTGCTCTGGAGAAAGgcgattttgtattttttccttggCTTACGCTGCAGATGGCCAGAACATAATTGGTGGTGCAAATGATGGCAACATTTACATTTGCCATTTGGAGCGAGACAAACATACTAGA ATCAAAGCTCACAGTCGGGATGTCAATGCAGTAAGCTATGCAGATGATAGTTCTCACATATTATATAGTGCTGGCGATGATGGTCTCTGCAAG GTTTGGGACACCCGCACTTTAAATGAAAACTCACCAAAACCTGTCGGAATCCTTGCTGGCCATCTGGATGGAATCACTTACATTGATTCTAGACAAGACAGGAGACATCTCATCACCAATAGCAAAGATCAGTCCATCAAATTATGGGATATTCGTATTTTTTCCTCTGCAGATGCTCTCAACAAAACTGAAAAAGCCATTTCATCCCATGCATGGGATTATCGGTTCCAGAAAGCCCCCAAAAAGT tctgtaaaaatgtcaaaagtCTAGAAGGAGACTCATCTGTGATGACTTATCGCGGACATTCTGTCCTTCAAACTCTGATAAGGTGTAGGTTCTCTCCAGCCTTCTCAACTGGGCAGCGCTATATTTATACTGGTTGTGCTTCTGGGCAAACTGTCA TTTATGATGCACTGACTGGAGAGATCGCAGCGGCTCTGACTGGCCATTCTGCCTGTGTGAGGGATGTTTCTTGGCACCCATATCGAAATGAACTCTGCTCCACAGCC tGGGACAACATTATCATGAACTGGGACTCAGTATCCAAGATGTCAACATCACCGTCACGCATGGTAGGAACTCGACTTCGTAGAAGTATGCGCCTAGcgcaacagaaaaaaaataaagaacaaatGCGAAAAGAATGA